The Lacipirellula parvula genome window below encodes:
- a CDS encoding ammonium transporter: MSMTHCSFNWGGLRLRRLSVALFVLGAIVATPLVAISQESEEPPAPSVETEVAVEETEVASPTYLAPAAEGGAWPDAGGGAAGYWTTPGAGPVGDGAPAEMTPDKLYDRISHNLFSINVVWVIMAGCLVMFMQAGFMMVETGLCRAKNSAHTSAMNLMIYPLGCLAFWAYGFGIGWGNWWNAPVAPGWYSPIGPGTVALDSGFSITTGEGDAAKSFGICGTEGFFLSGMDDVSIMTLFFFMMVFMDTTATIPTGTLAERWAWKNFVLFGLWVALPYCLYAHWVWGGGWLAQSGKNWGLGHGAVDFAGSGVVHSMGGIIALVGGIIIGPRIGKYVDGKPRAIPGHNIPMVVAGTFVLAFGWFGFNAGSTLSGTDLRLATVVVNTMLASVAGAISCMFYMMLRGLKPDPSMICNGMLAGLVAVTAPCAFIDSWAAVVIGGIAGVLVVISVFFWDRMGIDDPVGAISVHGVNGLWGVLSLGLFANGKYGMGWNGVVREKWDSTLDSDGVLTDGVRGLFYGDSSQLMAQALSAVTVVVFGGVMAYVWFKVSNLITPLRVPHDVEVGGLDIPEMGAMGYPDFMPSPNA, encoded by the coding sequence ATGTCAATGACGCATTGCAGTTTCAACTGGGGTGGGCTCAGGCTGCGACGATTGTCCGTCGCGCTATTCGTCCTCGGCGCGATTGTCGCAACTCCGTTGGTTGCGATATCGCAAGAAAGTGAGGAACCGCCCGCACCCTCAGTTGAAACTGAAGTGGCAGTCGAGGAAACCGAGGTCGCCTCGCCAACGTACCTTGCGCCAGCTGCGGAGGGCGGCGCCTGGCCGGATGCTGGCGGGGGCGCTGCTGGGTACTGGACAACTCCAGGAGCGGGGCCGGTTGGCGACGGCGCCCCGGCAGAGATGACGCCGGATAAGCTTTACGATCGAATTTCACACAACTTGTTTTCGATCAACGTAGTATGGGTGATCATGGCGGGATGCTTGGTCATGTTCATGCAAGCCGGATTCATGATGGTGGAGACCGGTTTGTGTCGCGCGAAGAACTCAGCGCACACATCTGCTATGAATCTAATGATCTACCCGCTCGGATGCCTCGCATTCTGGGCTTACGGCTTTGGGATTGGTTGGGGCAATTGGTGGAACGCTCCAGTAGCCCCCGGGTGGTACTCCCCAATTGGACCGGGGACCGTTGCACTCGACAGTGGGTTCTCAATTACAACTGGCGAAGGCGATGCGGCGAAGAGCTTCGGAATTTGCGGCACCGAAGGATTCTTTCTCTCGGGAATGGATGACGTCAGCATCATGACGCTGTTTTTCTTCATGATGGTGTTCATGGACACGACGGCAACGATTCCAACTGGAACTCTTGCGGAGAGATGGGCTTGGAAGAACTTTGTGCTGTTCGGCCTTTGGGTCGCGCTTCCTTACTGTCTTTACGCTCATTGGGTGTGGGGCGGAGGATGGCTGGCTCAGTCCGGTAAGAACTGGGGATTAGGTCATGGTGCAGTGGATTTTGCCGGGTCGGGTGTTGTCCATTCGATGGGCGGAATCATCGCGCTGGTTGGTGGGATAATCATCGGCCCGCGGATTGGAAAATACGTCGATGGAAAGCCGCGCGCTATCCCAGGCCACAACATTCCGATGGTAGTCGCAGGAACGTTTGTGCTTGCGTTCGGGTGGTTCGGTTTTAACGCCGGTTCCACTTTATCTGGAACGGATTTAAGGCTAGCCACCGTCGTCGTGAACACCATGCTGGCAAGCGTAGCCGGTGCGATCTCGTGCATGTTCTACATGATGCTGCGAGGCCTGAAACCAGATCCGTCAATGATTTGCAACGGCATGTTGGCGGGGTTAGTTGCAGTGACAGCTCCTTGCGCGTTCATCGATAGTTGGGCGGCTGTCGTCATCGGCGGTATCGCGGGCGTCCTTGTGGTGATCAGCGTGTTCTTTTGGGATCGCATGGGTATCGACGACCCGGTCGGCGCGATTTCTGTTCACGGCGTGAACGGCCTGTGGGGCGTCTTATCGCTCGGACTCTTTGCCAATGGCAAATATGGGATGGGATGGAATGGCGTCGTTAGAGAGAAGTGGGATTCAACACTCGATTCTGATGGCGTCCTGACTGACGGAGTCAGAGGACTGTTTTACGGCGATTCCTCCCAACTCATGGCTCAAGCGCTGAGTGCGGTGACTGTTGTGGTATTTGGCGGTGTGATGGCCTACGTGTGGTTCAAGGTGAGTAACTTGATTACTCCGCTGCGTGTCCCGCACGATGTTGAGGTTGGCGGTCTCGATATACCTGAGATGGGAGCGATGGGCTATCCAGATTTCATGCCATCTCCTAACGCGTAG
- a CDS encoding P-II family nitrogen regulator, with protein sequence MKKIEAIVRHHKADDVKAALVAAGLQGMTVSEVRGFGRQRGKTETYRGAEYTVDFVPKVKIEIVVDDSLLQSALTAIVSSAKTGQVGDGKIFVSALLDVIRVRTGESGITAI encoded by the coding sequence ATGAAGAAAATTGAAGCAATTGTTCGCCATCATAAGGCAGATGATGTAAAAGCGGCTCTAGTTGCCGCAGGACTTCAGGGCATGACCGTCAGTGAAGTTCGCGGCTTCGGCCGTCAACGAGGCAAGACGGAAACCTACAGAGGCGCCGAATACACGGTTGACTTTGTCCCGAAAGTGAAAATCGAAATTGTTGTCGACGATTCACTTTTGCAAAGCGCACTGACGGCAATAGTCAGCTCAGCCAAAACTGGGCAAGTTGGCGATGGTAAAATTTTCGTATCGGCGCTATTGGATGTGATTCGGGTCCGCACCGGCGAGAGTGGGATAACCGCCATTTGA
- a CDS encoding tyrosine-type recombinase/integrase yields the protein MATLSEDPGKRGNTFRVGFMNADRKRKTVRLGAMPKKKAENIRGHVDQLEACLFDGSAPPVKTAAWLADVGDVLRGRMEKAGLVGSSEKIVIPTLVALIDQYRSRPAWKSLKPATVKAITQSIRDLLLYFGSERRIDRITELAAEDFAAHLLAPKEAGGRELAKSTVLQIDNFAHRLFRFAIRQRFMDSNPFENAPRGNCLRGNNVFVTREEVAKVMAQMPNSEFRLMLGLSRFGALRVPSETNRLRWADVDWAGKKFLVRSPKTERHEGKESRWVPIFPELMPLLQERWDEAGEGEELVLPSIAKHPNNSGTVRNAVIRAGLRPWSRLFHSCRSSRQTELEQQYPTYVVCEWCGNSVNVARRHYLQVTESHFATAAQIPAQTPSATVRHGEPIAFAAMAK from the coding sequence ATGGCAACCCTTTCCGAAGACCCCGGCAAACGGGGCAACACCTTCCGCGTCGGCTTTATGAACGCCGACCGCAAACGCAAGACCGTCCGCCTCGGCGCCATGCCTAAGAAGAAGGCGGAGAACATCCGCGGGCACGTCGACCAGCTAGAGGCGTGTCTCTTCGACGGGAGCGCGCCGCCGGTGAAGACCGCGGCTTGGCTGGCCGACGTGGGCGACGTGCTGCGGGGCCGGATGGAAAAAGCTGGGCTCGTCGGTTCGTCCGAGAAGATCGTGATCCCGACTCTGGTCGCTCTTATCGACCAGTACCGATCGCGGCCGGCATGGAAGTCGCTGAAGCCGGCGACGGTAAAAGCCATTACGCAATCTATTCGCGACCTGCTCCTGTACTTCGGTTCGGAGCGGCGGATTGACCGCATCACCGAACTTGCGGCGGAAGACTTTGCGGCCCATCTACTCGCCCCGAAAGAGGCGGGTGGGCGGGAGCTGGCCAAATCGACCGTACTGCAGATCGACAACTTCGCTCACCGGCTGTTCCGCTTCGCAATTCGCCAACGCTTCATGGACTCAAATCCGTTTGAGAACGCGCCGCGTGGCAACTGCCTCCGGGGAAACAACGTATTCGTCACCCGCGAAGAAGTCGCGAAGGTGATGGCGCAGATGCCGAACAGCGAATTCCGCCTGATGCTCGGCCTTTCGCGGTTCGGCGCCTTGCGCGTGCCGTCAGAGACCAACCGTTTGCGCTGGGCGGATGTCGATTGGGCTGGAAAGAAGTTCCTGGTGCGGTCGCCGAAAACGGAGCGCCACGAGGGCAAGGAAAGCCGCTGGGTGCCGATCTTCCCGGAACTGATGCCGCTGCTCCAAGAGCGATGGGACGAGGCAGGGGAGGGCGAGGAGCTTGTGCTGCCGTCGATCGCCAAACACCCCAACAATTCGGGCACGGTTCGCAACGCCGTCATCCGCGCCGGCCTCCGGCCATGGTCGAGGCTTTTCCACAGTTGCCGAAGCAGCCGACAGACGGAACTCGAGCAGCAGTACCCAACGTATGTCGTCTGCGAATGGTGCGGGAACAGCGTGAACGTGGCGAGAAGGCACTACCTCCAGGTCACGGAATCGCACTTCGCGACGGCGGCGCAAATTCCGGCGCAGACACCGTCCGCCACGGTGCGACACGGCGAGCCAATCGCTTTTGCAGCGATGGCGAAATAG
- a CDS encoding DUF7453 family protein, translating to MSPRLLRSMVLRRLFSSPRSLSRKAATIALAVLAFACGVESALGEQQIIAMSGDLQPGGSGAMLAGVSAPTLNDSGQVLLQARLLEGVAGVQPNNDAALWVIDGGTRRLLVRKGAGNLGDGSSISAFGAASIADDGDVVFRGATDGGKQGLWRVSANGSMTTAAITATTGVVPGPQLQSAQFDTFGFLLLHSSSDILVYNARLKRSLGGVDTSSSRGVWRDAHGAKEMLLREGTSTIPQTDGGQLLVPSVEGVNRVGQTVFLGTMLPRTGGVTPDDSLALWRAGGATGDVLVARTGSGNVAGVPGASFRGLSDSRINSAGKLAYSGELLLQGTVTSANDRGIWTFNGVNQLVARTGNAAPGVPQSEFDALGAPVLSDSGPTLFSGTLRTGVGGVTPTTSRGIWAVDETRGALIARSGVGGVPGASATKFAEFGALASNNDGLAAFAATLENGAGGVGDENNQGLWMMDATGDGRIIARTGDVMAGRTITALEFVGGAGGGDGRQRALNDHGQLAYKATFVGGDEAAVLYTPNLSWRSSTGGQWDAAANWTLGIAPSSVHRIDLVGAQATTVVGPSGSVTIRELTLGGGAGQMTLELPESGVLTVTDGVHLAANGRLAGKGTLVGQVISAGATSPGLSTGILAIDGGYVQQPLGS from the coding sequence ATGAGCCCTCGTTTGTTGCGCAGCATGGTGCTGCGTCGATTGTTTTCGTCGCCTCGTTCACTCTCAAGGAAAGCGGCCACGATTGCCTTGGCGGTCTTGGCATTCGCGTGCGGCGTCGAGTCAGCGCTCGGCGAACAGCAGATCATCGCGATGAGCGGCGACCTGCAGCCGGGAGGCTCGGGCGCTATGTTAGCCGGCGTTTCTGCACCGACGCTGAACGACTCGGGGCAGGTGCTGCTGCAAGCGCGACTGCTCGAAGGAGTCGCAGGCGTCCAGCCCAACAATGACGCAGCCCTGTGGGTGATCGACGGCGGCACGCGCCGACTATTGGTGCGAAAGGGAGCCGGCAACCTTGGCGACGGGAGCAGCATCTCGGCATTCGGCGCAGCGTCCATTGCCGATGACGGCGACGTCGTCTTCCGCGGCGCCACCGATGGCGGCAAACAAGGGCTCTGGCGCGTTTCGGCCAACGGCTCGATGACCACAGCGGCGATCACAGCGACGACGGGCGTCGTACCTGGTCCGCAATTGCAGAGCGCGCAGTTCGACACGTTTGGTTTTCTGTTACTCCACTCGTCCAGCGATATTCTGGTATACAACGCGCGACTTAAGCGTTCGTTGGGCGGCGTCGACACATCATCTTCTCGCGGCGTTTGGCGGGATGCCCACGGCGCGAAGGAGATGCTCCTTCGTGAAGGAACCAGCACGATTCCGCAGACGGACGGCGGACAGCTTTTAGTCCCTTCGGTCGAAGGAGTGAACCGCGTTGGTCAAACCGTGTTTTTGGGGACGATGCTTCCGAGAACCGGCGGCGTCACGCCAGACGATTCCCTCGCTTTGTGGCGAGCGGGCGGCGCGACGGGCGACGTGCTCGTGGCTCGCACGGGCTCGGGCAACGTCGCCGGGGTTCCCGGTGCATCCTTTCGGGGCTTGAGCGACTCAAGAATTAACTCCGCCGGAAAGTTGGCCTACAGCGGCGAGCTTCTTCTCCAAGGAACGGTGACCTCGGCAAACGACCGCGGCATTTGGACGTTCAACGGCGTGAACCAACTGGTTGCGCGGACCGGAAACGCGGCGCCCGGCGTACCGCAAAGTGAATTCGACGCACTCGGCGCGCCGGTGTTGAGCGATTCAGGTCCAACGCTTTTCAGCGGCACGTTGCGAACCGGCGTCGGCGGCGTCACGCCAACGACCTCGCGCGGAATCTGGGCCGTCGACGAGACCCGTGGAGCGCTAATCGCCCGTTCTGGCGTCGGGGGAGTACCGGGCGCCTCTGCGACAAAGTTCGCCGAGTTCGGAGCTCTCGCTTCGAACAACGACGGGCTGGCGGCGTTCGCGGCGACGCTTGAGAACGGCGCCGGAGGAGTCGGTGACGAGAACAACCAAGGTTTGTGGATGATGGACGCGACGGGCGACGGGCGCATCATTGCTCGCACTGGCGACGTCATGGCTGGTCGCACGATCACTGCGCTGGAGTTCGTCGGCGGTGCTGGCGGCGGGGACGGCCGGCAGCGTGCACTCAACGACCATGGCCAACTTGCCTACAAGGCAACGTTTGTCGGCGGGGACGAGGCGGCGGTTCTGTACACCCCCAATTTGAGTTGGCGAAGCTCCACCGGCGGTCAGTGGGACGCCGCAGCCAACTGGACGCTCGGCATCGCGCCTTCAAGCGTTCACCGCATCGATCTTGTCGGCGCTCAAGCGACCACCGTCGTCGGACCTTCCGGCAGCGTCACCATTCGCGAACTAACTCTCGGGGGCGGCGCGGGGCAAATGACGCTCGAACTTCCCGAATCAGGCGTTCTCACGGTGACCGATGGCGTTCACCTGGCTGCAAACGGTCGATTGGCTGGCAAGGGGACGCTCGTGGGCCAAGTCATTAGCGCGGGTGCGACGAGTCCGGGGCTCTCGACTGGCATCCTCGCGATCGACGGCGGCTATGTGCAGCAGCCATTAGGCTCCTAG
- the galK gene encoding galactokinase, translated as MSSSSAPTHQDEFQSPSLPDQVAAAKGRYTEVFGNPPHWVVAAPGRVNLIGEHTDYNAGFVFPLAIERYTVIAAGRPLKTAASDAVRVHSTLFDETAEFSLSNLEPKRRDWTSYLRGAFAGCIERGLHPGTLDLVVDSKVPQGGGLSSSAALEVATATLVEAVTGRTLDPVDKSRLAQKAEHEYAGMPCGIMDQFSSALGAAGKLLLIDCRTETAELIPLDDPGVAVLVINSNVKHELTGSEYPERRAQCEQSAKLLGAATLRDVSSEQLEANRAKLDPLLYRRAHHVVGEIERTTRAAAALQAGDWPLVGELMYASHASLRDDFEVSCPELDVLVEAAQQIGAEGGVIGARMTGGGFGGCIVALVRAGREREIADRIGAIYLERTGLTATPFVTKPARGAHIVEG; from the coding sequence ATGTCCTCTTCCTCCGCTCCGACGCACCAGGACGAATTCCAGTCTCCCTCGCTGCCCGACCAGGTCGCCGCTGCGAAGGGACGCTACACGGAAGTCTTCGGAAATCCACCCCATTGGGTCGTCGCCGCTCCGGGACGCGTAAATCTCATCGGCGAACACACCGACTACAACGCCGGCTTCGTCTTCCCGCTTGCCATCGAACGGTACACGGTGATCGCCGCTGGTCGGCCGCTGAAAACAGCTGCCAGCGACGCTGTCCGCGTTCACAGCACGCTGTTTGATGAAACGGCCGAGTTCTCGTTGAGCAACCTTGAACCCAAGCGTCGCGATTGGACCAGTTACCTCCGCGGCGCCTTTGCCGGTTGCATTGAGCGCGGGCTCCATCCCGGCACGCTCGACCTAGTCGTCGACTCGAAGGTTCCGCAAGGAGGCGGGCTCTCCAGCAGCGCAGCGCTCGAAGTCGCCACGGCAACGCTGGTCGAAGCGGTTACGGGACGCACGCTCGATCCAGTCGACAAGTCGCGGCTAGCGCAAAAGGCTGAACACGAGTACGCCGGTATGCCGTGCGGGATTATGGATCAGTTCAGCTCGGCCCTCGGCGCCGCCGGCAAGCTGCTGCTGATCGATTGCCGCACAGAGACGGCCGAATTAATCCCGCTCGATGATCCTGGCGTCGCGGTGCTGGTGATCAACAGCAACGTGAAGCACGAACTCACCGGCAGCGAGTACCCCGAACGCCGCGCTCAGTGCGAGCAGTCGGCCAAGCTACTTGGCGCCGCGACGCTCCGCGACGTCAGCTCGGAGCAGTTGGAAGCAAACCGTGCGAAACTCGATCCATTGCTTTATCGCCGAGCGCACCACGTGGTCGGTGAAATCGAACGGACCACCCGCGCTGCGGCAGCACTTCAGGCGGGCGATTGGCCGTTGGTCGGCGAGCTGATGTATGCCAGCCACGCCTCGCTGCGCGACGACTTCGAAGTCAGTTGCCCGGAGCTCGACGTTCTCGTAGAAGCCGCCCAACAAATCGGCGCCGAGGGAGGCGTCATCGGCGCCCGCATGACCGGCGGCGGTTTCGGCGGCTGCATCGTCGCGCTCGTCCGCGCGGGACGGGAACGCGAAATCGCCGATCGCATCGGCGCCATCTACCTTGAACGAACTGGGCTCACGGCGACGCCATTCGTGACGAAACCGGCTCGCGGGGCGCACATCGTCGAAGGGTAG
- a CDS encoding sialate O-acetylesterase — protein MNVAARAFVSALVALAISATSSQSFAQATTETATAKKLSLASIFSDHMVLQRDIKLPIWGAAAPGAKVEVKLAGQTKEATADKDGKWTVSFTPLKAGGGPLELSVASDGETAHMTDILVGDVWVASGQSNMEWPIRASKDAESEAAAADWPEIRFVDVPNVTSAKPLDSFKSAGWQPVKPENITEFSAVAYYFARDLHKELNVPIGLIGCNWGGTQMEAWVSREALESSDTFKPAVAAADQEPTTEEVKKHRQERPQDQPASLFNGMLSSVIPYGIRGAIWYQGESNAGRHGEYAELSKLMIADWRNRWGQGEFPFLLVQLAAFEPGGDSWPPLREAQVETLESPNTGMAVTTDIGDRKDIHPRNKQDVGKRLALAARKVAYGEDLVYSGPMFKELKVTDGKAHVTFAEIGGGLKADGALKGFEVAGDDGKFVPANAVIEGAEVVVSADGVNEPKVVRYNWAAFPEGNLFNAEGLPASPFRSKK, from the coding sequence ATGAATGTAGCGGCACGCGCTTTCGTCTCGGCATTGGTAGCTCTCGCGATTTCGGCAACGAGCTCGCAATCGTTCGCTCAAGCGACCACCGAGACGGCGACTGCGAAGAAACTTTCGCTCGCATCGATCTTCTCTGATCACATGGTCCTGCAGCGCGACATCAAGTTGCCGATCTGGGGCGCCGCGGCGCCGGGAGCCAAGGTCGAAGTGAAGCTCGCCGGCCAAACCAAAGAAGCCACCGCCGATAAAGATGGCAAGTGGACGGTGAGCTTCACCCCGCTCAAGGCGGGCGGCGGACCGCTGGAACTGTCGGTCGCGTCGGATGGCGAAACGGCTCACATGACCGACATCCTCGTGGGCGACGTGTGGGTCGCTTCAGGACAGTCAAACATGGAGTGGCCGATCCGAGCGTCGAAGGACGCCGAGAGCGAAGCCGCCGCGGCCGATTGGCCGGAGATTCGGTTCGTCGACGTGCCAAACGTCACCTCGGCCAAGCCGCTCGACTCGTTCAAGTCGGCCGGCTGGCAGCCAGTGAAGCCAGAAAATATCACTGAGTTTTCGGCCGTGGCGTACTACTTCGCCCGCGATTTGCACAAAGAGCTAAACGTGCCGATCGGCCTGATCGGCTGCAATTGGGGCGGCACGCAGATGGAAGCCTGGGTAAGCCGCGAGGCGCTCGAGTCGAGCGACACGTTCAAACCAGCGGTCGCCGCTGCCGATCAGGAGCCGACTACCGAAGAGGTGAAGAAGCACCGCCAAGAGCGTCCGCAAGATCAGCCGGCGTCGTTGTTCAACGGCATGTTGTCGTCGGTGATTCCGTACGGCATTCGCGGGGCCATCTGGTACCAAGGCGAGAGCAACGCCGGTCGGCATGGGGAGTACGCTGAACTCTCGAAGCTGATGATTGCTGACTGGCGGAATCGTTGGGGCCAGGGCGAATTCCCGTTCCTGTTGGTGCAACTCGCCGCCTTCGAACCGGGCGGCGACAGCTGGCCGCCGCTGCGTGAAGCCCAGGTCGAAACGCTTGAGTCGCCGAACACCGGCATGGCCGTGACGACCGACATCGGCGACCGCAAGGACATTCACCCGCGCAACAAGCAAGACGTCGGCAAGCGGCTCGCGTTGGCCGCTCGCAAGGTTGCCTACGGCGAAGACCTCGTCTATTCGGGGCCAATGTTCAAGGAACTGAAGGTCACTGACGGCAAGGCCCACGTCACCTTCGCGGAAATCGGCGGCGGCTTGAAGGCCGATGGCGCCCTCAAGGGTTTTGAGGTGGCCGGCGACGACGGAAAGTTCGTGCCCGCCAACGCGGTGATCGAAGGGGCCGAGGTCGTTGTCTCGGCCGATGGCGTCAACGAGCCGAAGGTGGTCCGATACAATTGGGCGGCGTTCCCGGAAGGGAATCTGTTCAACGCCGAAGGGTTGCCGGCTTCGCCGTTCCGATCAAAGAAGTAG
- a CDS encoding SDR family NAD(P)-dependent oxidoreductase, whose protein sequence is MRQIRGKSALVTGAASGIGRAIALRLAEEGANLYLLDVNAVALASVVAEVKQRRVEVIGRHCDVGQPAQVSAAIAHLLDQWGGVDLLVNNAGITYYGRTTKMSAEHWDQLLAINLHAPVQFIRELLPTLLSRQESHILNVASICGLVGLSRVAAYSTSKFAIVGLSESLRAEFGRQGVGVTALCPGLVDTNLFAAAPRGEDLRENKRPPAWLLATPEAIANRAVRAIYRNQAVVVMQPYARLTYWVKRFAPGLLDLGNRFRRRKRAVDAPRVATPDERRRAA, encoded by the coding sequence ATGCGCCAGATTCGCGGAAAATCTGCACTCGTCACTGGCGCTGCCTCGGGCATCGGCCGCGCGATCGCGCTGCGGCTTGCCGAGGAAGGGGCGAACCTCTACCTGCTCGACGTCAACGCCGTCGCGTTGGCCAGCGTTGTCGCGGAAGTGAAGCAGCGTCGCGTCGAGGTAATCGGTCGCCATTGCGACGTCGGGCAGCCCGCGCAGGTGAGTGCGGCCATTGCACACTTGCTCGACCAGTGGGGCGGCGTCGACCTGCTGGTGAACAACGCCGGCATCACCTATTACGGCCGCACGACCAAAATGTCGGCCGAGCATTGGGATCAGCTCCTGGCGATCAACCTGCACGCTCCCGTGCAGTTCATTCGCGAACTGTTGCCGACGCTGCTGTCGCGGCAAGAGTCGCACATTCTCAACGTGGCAAGCATTTGCGGTCTCGTGGGCCTAAGCCGCGTCGCTGCATACTCGACGAGCAAGTTTGCGATAGTGGGCTTGAGCGAATCACTTCGCGCGGAGTTCGGGCGGCAAGGCGTCGGCGTCACAGCGCTCTGCCCCGGGTTGGTCGACACGAACCTTTTCGCTGCGGCGCCGCGAGGCGAGGATCTGCGAGAGAACAAACGACCGCCCGCGTGGTTGTTGGCGACTCCTGAGGCAATCGCCAACCGCGCCGTGCGAGCCATCTATCGCAATCAGGCGGTCGTGGTGATGCAGCCCTACGCGCGGCTCACCTACTGGGTGAAGCGGTTTGCTCCCGGATTGCTCGATCTCGGGAATCGCTTCCGTCGGCGCAAAAGGGCTGTTGACGCGCCGCGCGTCGCGACGCCGGATGAACGCCGCCGGGCTGCGTAG
- a CDS encoding phytanoyl-CoA dioxygenase family protein, with protein MNLHPKVRPLWQRAIALPILTLLMAYKATRLPTFFLPRDIRNIIKNWDFKVYWVLISSGLTRAYIDQPCEFKVPANCEPKVVVDPKWRLTEKQLRKFYEDGFIGPLDAFAPEEMADFRKDMLDAEKSVSQTYGFVTPRDRHFENPRLWGYMKHPAITERLAQILGPDLNVWRTQMFHKPPKAPAIQFHQASTFMVEDYQVPALHPANRDEIFQLTVWIAVDDATHENGCLDFVKGSHKQVHTVKFGGEEGFYNAAYSLEYDRDPSKVVRVPCKSGQFIIFMERCIHGSQANTTDRHRLAFNLRAVPTNLAVYPGVKKYRSVYNGGKYHLDNWGVVSLRGEDRYMLSRTRKLADPSYDSQGLPLRKAA; from the coding sequence ATGAATCTCCATCCGAAGGTCCGGCCGCTTTGGCAACGGGCAATCGCGCTCCCGATTCTCACCTTGTTGATGGCGTATAAGGCGACGCGGCTGCCGACGTTTTTCCTGCCCCGCGACATTCGCAATATCATTAAGAACTGGGACTTCAAGGTTTACTGGGTTCTCATCAGCTCGGGCCTGACCCGCGCTTATATCGATCAGCCGTGCGAATTCAAAGTGCCGGCCAATTGCGAACCGAAGGTCGTCGTCGACCCCAAGTGGCGCCTCACCGAGAAGCAACTGCGTAAGTTCTACGAAGATGGCTTCATTGGTCCGCTCGACGCGTTCGCCCCGGAAGAAATGGCCGACTTCCGCAAAGACATGCTCGACGCGGAGAAGTCGGTGTCGCAAACCTACGGCTTCGTTACGCCGCGCGACCGTCACTTCGAAAATCCCCGCCTGTGGGGCTACATGAAGCACCCGGCGATCACCGAGCGTTTGGCCCAGATTCTTGGTCCGGACCTCAACGTGTGGCGGACGCAGATGTTCCATAAGCCGCCGAAGGCCCCGGCGATTCAGTTCCACCAAGCTAGCACTTTTATGGTGGAAGACTATCAGGTTCCGGCCCTTCATCCGGCCAACCGCGATGAAATCTTCCAGCTGACGGTTTGGATCGCCGTCGACGACGCGACCCACGAGAACGGTTGCTTGGACTTCGTGAAAGGTTCGCACAAGCAGGTTCACACGGTTAAGTTCGGCGGCGAAGAAGGCTTTTACAACGCCGCCTACTCCCTTGAATACGATCGCGACCCGAGCAAGGTCGTTCGCGTCCCTTGCAAGTCGGGCCAGTTCATTATTTTCATGGAACGCTGCATCCATGGCTCGCAAGCGAACACGACCGACCGTCACCGGTTGGCGTTCAACCTGCGTGCCGTTCCGACCAACCTCGCGGTGTACCCCGGCGTGAAGAAGTACCGCAGCGTGTACAACGGCGGCAAGTACCACCTCGACAACTGGGGCGTCGTCTCGCTCCGCGGCGAGGATCGCTACATGCTGAGCCGCACGCGGAAGCTGGCGGATCCGTCGTACGATTCGCAAGGCTTGCCGCTGCGTAAGGCCGCCTAG
- the kdsA gene encoding 3-deoxy-8-phosphooctulonate synthase, with amino-acid sequence MPHNPARIGPYLCGAGQPLLWIAGPCVLEDFGAALHIAEELKRIASAVGVQLVFKASFDKANRTSVNSFRGPGLAAGLQILADVRDKTGLPITTDIHESSQAAPAGEVVDVLQIPAFLARQTDLLVAAAQTGKPVHVKKGQFMAPNDMRHVITKLGEGGCEDVLLCERGTFFGYGRLVSDMRSIPQMQALGCPVVFDATHSVQEPGGLGDKTGGNRAMVEPLARAAMALGADGLFTETHPEPDKSPSDGPNMIPLGEIEAVMRRLLKIRAAALG; translated from the coding sequence GTGCCCCACAATCCCGCCCGCATTGGTCCCTATCTGTGCGGCGCCGGTCAGCCCCTCCTGTGGATCGCCGGCCCCTGCGTCCTCGAAGATTTCGGCGCCGCCCTCCATATCGCGGAGGAACTGAAACGCATCGCAAGCGCCGTCGGCGTGCAGCTCGTCTTCAAGGCGTCGTTCGATAAGGCCAACCGCACGAGCGTCAATTCATTCCGCGGTCCTGGCCTCGCCGCCGGCTTGCAAATCCTTGCCGACGTCCGCGACAAAACCGGCTTGCCGATCACCACCGACATTCACGAGTCGTCGCAAGCCGCCCCCGCCGGCGAAGTGGTCGACGTGCTGCAAATCCCCGCCTTCCTGGCGCGACAGACCGACCTGCTCGTCGCGGCTGCGCAAACCGGCAAGCCGGTCCATGTGAAGAAGGGGCAGTTCATGGCCCCCAATGACATGCGGCATGTGATCACGAAGCTAGGGGAGGGGGGCTGCGAAGACGTCCTCCTCTGCGAGCGCGGCACCTTCTTCGGCTACGGCCGGCTGGTGAGCGACATGCGTTCGATCCCGCAAATGCAGGCCCTAGGCTGCCCGGTGGTGTTCGACGCCACCCACAGCGTGCAAGAGCCAGGCGGCCTCGGCGATAAGACGGGCGGCAACCGTGCGATGGTTGAACCGCTAGCCCGCGCCGCGATGGCCCTCGGCGCCGACGGCCTCTTCACCGAAACGCATCCCGAACCCGACAAGTCGCCCAGCGATGGCCCCAACATGATCCCCCTCGGCGAAATCGAAGCGGTGATGCGGCGACTCCTGAAGATCCGCGCGGCCGCGCTTGGTTAA